The genomic segment CATACGTCGGTCTGGCTGGTGATCCCGCTGGGCGCCGCGATCGCCGGCGTGCTGGGCATCCTGCTCGGCGCGCCCACGCTCAAGCTGCGTGGCGATTACCTTGCGATCGTGACGCTGGGCTTCGGCGAGATCATCCGCGTGTTCCTGAACAACCTGGACCACCCGGTGAACCTGACCAACGGGCCCAAGGGGCTGGGCCAGATCGACTCGATCACGCTGTTCAAGTTCGACCTGTTCGGCATCCCGGGCATCAACCTGGGCCGGTTCCTGGACATCGGCGAGTACCGGATCAACAGCGTGACGCTGTACTACTACCTGTTCCTGGCGCTGGCCGTGGTGAGCCTGATCATCTGCCACCGCCTGGAGGTGTCGCGCATCGGCCGCGCCTGGATGGCCATCCGCGAGGACGAGATCGCCGCCAAGGCGATGGGCATCAACACGCGCAACATGAAGCTGCTGGCGTTCGGCATGGGCGCCACCTTCGGCGGCGTCTCGGGCGTCATGTTCGCGGCCTTCCAGGGCTTCGTCTCGCCCGAGTCCTTCAGCCTGATGGAGTCGGTGATGATCGTCGCAATGGTGGTGCTGGGCGGCATCGGGCACCTTCCAGGCGTGATCCTCGGCGCGGTGCTGCTGTCGGCCTTGCCCGAGGTGCTGCGCTGGGTGTCGGGCACGTTCGACCTGCAGTCGGTCACCGGCGGCCGCCTCGACCCCGCCATCCTGCGCCAGCTGCTGATCGCGCTGGCGATGATCATCGTCATGCTGTTGCGTCCGCGCGGCCTGTGGCCGTCGCCTGAACACGGCAAGGCGCTGCGGCAGAACGGCGCGAGGGCCCAGCCATGACAGAGGCCGTCCTGCGCGTCGCCGGCATCTCCAAGCGCTTCGGCGGGCTGCAAGCCCTGTCCGATGTGGGCATCACCATCCTGAAGGGCCAGGTCTATGGCCTGATCGGCCCCAACGGCGCCGGCAAGACCACCTTCTTCAACGTCATCACCGGCCTTTACGAGCCGGACAGCGGCACGTTCGAACTGGCCGGCAAGGCCTACGTACCCTCCGCGGTCCACGAAGTGGCCAAGGCCGGCATCGCCCGCACGTTCCAGAACATCCGCCTTTTCCCGGACATGACGGCGCTGGAGAACGTCATGGTGGGCCGCCACATCCGCACCTCGTCGGGCCTCATGGGCGCAATCTTCCGCACCCGCAAGTTCGTCGAGGAGGAGCGCGCCATCGCCAAGCGATCGCAGGAGCTGCTCGACTACGTGGGCATCGGCAAGTACGCCGACTACAAGGCGCGCACGCTGTCCTATGGCGACCAGCGCCGGCTGGAGATCGCGCGTGCCCTGGCCACGGACCCGCAGCTGATCGCGCTGGACGAACCGGCCGCCGGGATGAACTCCACCGAGAAGGTGCAGTTGCGCGAGCTGATCGACCGCATCCGCAAGGACAACCGCACCATCCTGCTGATCGAGCACGACGTGAAGCTGGTCATGGGCCTGTGCGATCGCGTCACGGTCCTCGACTATGGCAAGCAGATCGCGGAAGGCACGCCGGCGGACGTGCAGAAGAACCAGAAGGTCATCGAGGCCTACCTCGGGACGGGAGGCCACTGATGGCGCAAGTACTGCTCAAGGTCAGTGCCCTGAAGGTCGCCTACGGCGGCATCCAGGCCGTCAAGGGCGTGGATTTCGAGGTGCGCGAAGGCGAGCTGGTGTCCCTGATCGGCTCCAACGGCGCGGGCAAGACCACGACGATGAAGGCCATCACCGGCCTGCTGCCGCTGTCCGGAGGCGACATCGAGTACATGGGCCGCAGCATCCGCGGCCGCGGCGCCTGGGACCTGGTCAAGCAGGGGCTCGCGATGGTGCCGGAAGGCCGCGGCGTGTTCACCCGCATGACGATCGCGGAGAACCTGCAGATGGGCGCCCACATCCGCAACGACCGGGCCGAGATCGCGCGCGACCTGGACAAGGTGTTCGGCATCTTCCCGCGGCTGAAGGAGCGGCGCGACCAGCTGGCCGGCACGCTTTCGGGCGGCGAACAGCAGATGCTCGCGATGGGCCGAGCACTGATGAGCCGGCCCAAGGTGCTGCTGATGGACGAGCCTTCGATGGGCCTGTCGCCCATCATGGTGGACAAGATCTTCGAGGTGGTGCGCGAGGTGTACGCCCAGGGCGTCACCATCCTGCTGGTGGAGCAGAACGCCAGCCGCGCACTGCAGCTGGCCGATCGCGCCTACGTGATGGAATCCGGCCTGATCACCATGTCGGGCGACGCCCGCCAGATGCTCAGCGACCCCAAGGTGCGCGCCGCGTACCTGGGCGAGTGAGCCGGCCCTAGTACCGGTACTGCAGCCCGATGCTGGTGGAGTGGAAGCCGTCGCGGCTTCCGCCCAGGCGCATCTCGTGACTGTCCCAGCCCAGGGTAGCGGACAAGCCCTGCGAGATTTCCATGCTCAGACCCGCACCGAACGAGAAGCCGTAGCCGTGCTCCAGCAGGGCAGGCGACGCCGCCACGGGCGAGCTGGTCGCATCGGCATAGCCGTAGGTCGCGCCCAGCTTCCCGTAGACCGAGAAAGCGCTGCCGAAGAGGGGGCGGCGGCCCACCAGGCTGAGGTTGAGGCCCTGCCGGGTCGGGCCGAGGGCCAGACGGTCCGCCGGCCCCAGGCTGAGCTGGGTGAATTCCAGCTTCCAGTGAAGCGGCGCCCTCGCTCCAGCGGCCAGCGCGGCCGCCTGGTTGGCGTCGCAGCGCAGCAGCGAAGCACCGCAGCCGATCGGGTACTGCACGCGCGAGACCTGCAGGCCCAAGCCGGGCATGAAGACGGCAGGACGCGGCTCCCAAGGGTCGGGTCCCCGATGGATCAGCTGGCCGTGGGCGTTCCCAAGGACGAGCGATAGCAACAGCGCCAGCGCGAACAGGGCTGGCGATTGACGGACGATCCGGACTGGCTCCATGACGGGCTCCTCCTGGCTGTTTCCTGTTGGAACAATCTAGGCCGGATGTAGCTCTGCTGGGTGTGAGAGTTGTCCTACAAAACGGTAGGAAGTTACTTCGGGTGCTCTCAAATAAGGAGCGACGAGCCTAGGCGTATCAACTCGCCGCAGCCGAAATTCCGAGACGCAAACCGTCTGTCGTTCTTACGATTTGTCGCCGGTACTAAGTCACGAGTACACACTCAGTCGACCTTGGCCCCGGAGGCCTTGACAACCTTTTCGTACTTGGCCAGTTCGGCCCGCATGAAGGAGGCGAACTCCTCCGGCGTGGTCGGCACCGGCTCCGCCATCAGGCCCGCGAACCGGGTCCTGGCTTCCGGAGACTGCAAGGCCGCGACGAACGCCTGATTGAGCCGGCCGATCACTTCGCGCGGCGTGCCGGCCGGCGCGACCAGGCCCCACCAGGTGTCGATGGCGAATCCCTTGAGCGTGTCGGCCACCGGCGGGGCTTCGGGCAGGTTGGGGGAACGCTGCAAGGTGGTGACCGCCAGTGCCTTCAGCTTGCCGGAGCGGATGTTCGGCGCCGCGGTGGCCAGGTTGTCGAAATTGAAGTCGACCTGCCCCGAGAGCAGCGCCAGCTGCGCAGGATTGCCGCCGTTGTAGGGAATGTGGACCGCGAAGATGCCGGCATCGCGCTTGAACATCTCCCCGGCCAGGTGGCCCGCGCTGCCGTTGCCGCCGCTGCCGTAGTTGAGCTTGGCCGGGTTGGCCTTTGCGTATGCGATTAGGTCGCGCAGCGTATTGATCTTCAGCCGCGCCGCGGTGTCTGCGTTCATCACCAGCACATTGGGCACGCGAACCATCTGCGTGATGGCGGCGAAGTCCTTGACCGCGTCGTACGGCATCTTGCTGAACAGCCAGGGATTGATGGCGTGCGTGGCGACCGCGGAAATGCCGATGGTGGTGCCGTCCGGCGCCGCCTTGGCCACCGCATCCGCGCCGATATTGCCGCCGCCGCCGGGCCGGTTTTCGATGATCACCGTTCCCAGCGTGTCCTTCACGCGCTCGGCCAGCACACGCACGGTGACATCGATCGGGCCGCCCGCCGCATACGGAACGATCAGCCGGATCGGGCGCTGGGTCTGGGCGAAGACGGGCAGGGCGGCCGCTGCAGCGGCGCCGGAGAGGAGGAGGTGTCTGCGTTTCATGGGCGGAATGGTATCGACGAGGGTTGCCGGTGCCGCAGTTGGCCGCCACGCGTGACACCCGACCACGTTGCACTGTTTGTGGGCGCACGCGCCTGCGTGCGCCGGCGAACGGATGCAGCGGGCTTTGCCCTCTGGTTGCGTCCGACTATCACAACATAACGAGCTCTGCAAGGTAACAAAAGTATCTGAACGAAACACGGCTCACTTTGGGTACTTTTGCATGGTCACACTTGCAACCCATTGCGACGGATAGTGACCTTCGCAAACAACTCTGGGCTAGCCCGAGGGAGGTGTCGGATGTGCAGGATTGCGCAGTCTCCGGTCGAAGTGCGGAAAACGCACGGCTCTCGCCTCGGCGCGGACCGACCCTCCGCTTTGCCAGAGCTTTGTAACGACCGTTACACGCATCTGCGGCGACCACCGCCGCGATGTCGCTGACGCCCCGCTGGTAGTTCCCCTCCCCAGTTCGTAGCTGGCCCGGTCGGGTCCAGCTGATTTGCTTCCCATCCGGGCCGGCGTGGAGACGCTTTGCCCAAAGAGCGTACACCGCCGGCCCGAAAACGTCCGGCTACCCAGGAGAAAGCACATGGCTACGTTGATCCGCTCGGATCTGGAATTCATCCTTCAGCAGATCCTGATCTCTGAGGCCCACGCCGCAGGGGCGGACCTGACCAACCTGGTGCCGAACGCGTTCGCGCCGTTCGGGCTGCGGACGGTGGACGGCTCGTACAACAACCTGGTGCCGGGGCAGGAGAACTTCGGGGCGGCGGACCAGCCCTTCCCCGAGGCCGTCGTTGCGGCGCCCTCGTATCCCGCCGGTCCGGCGATGACCTTCGATGCGCAGCCCCGGATCATCAGCAACCTGATCGCGGACATGACCAGCAACAACCCGGCGGCCGTGCAGGCGTTCGTCGGGGCCGGGCTGGGCACCATCGACGAGGACGGCATCCTGCGCGACCTCGAAGGCGTCGCGATCCCGCCCGGGACGCTGCTGACGATCCCCAACACCGCGCCCGACGTCGGCCTGTCGGCGCCGTTCAACTCCTGGTTCACCTTCTTCGGCCAGTTCTTCGACCACGGACTGGACCTGGTCAACAAGAGCAGCACCGAAATCATCGTCATCAACCTGATGCCGGACGACCCGCTGTACGTGGAGGGCGCTCCCAATTTCATGGTGGTCTCGCGAGCCACGCGTGATGCCGATGGCAACGCCACCAACCAGACGACGCCCTTCGTCGACCAGAACCAGACCTACACCTCGCACGCCTCGCACCAGGTGTTCCTGCGCGAGTACGTACTCGATGCCAGCGGCCGCCCGGTGGCCACCGGCAAGATGCTCGACGGCGAAAACGGCGGCCTGGCGACCTGGGCCGACATCAAGGCCCAGGCGCGCGACATCCTGGGGATCGAGCTGGACGACCTCGACGTGCTCAGCGTCCCGCTGGTGGTCACCGACCAGTACGGCAAGTTCATCCCGGGCCCTGACGGCTTCCCGCAGCTGGTGATCAGCGCCGGCCCGCCGCCGGTGACGCAGTCCGGCACTCCCGCAGCGCCGGTGGACGCCAGCATCGCGCTGCGCACCGGCCACGCCTTCCTCGACGACATCGCGCACGCCGCCGCGCCGCGCGGGTCCATGGGCCAGGTGCTGACGGCGGATGCCGACAGCATCACAGGCAACGCCGCCCTTGCGGGCCAGTACGACAACGAACTGCTGGACCGCCACTTCATCACCGGCGACGGCCGCGGCAACGAGAACATCGCCCTGACCGCCGTCCACCACGTCTTCCACGCCGAGCACAACAAGCAGGTCGAAGACATCAAGGCCACCGTGCTGGCCAGCGGCGACGCCGACTTCATCGCCTCCTGGCAACTGCCCGACGGCTCGTGGAACGGCGAACGCCTGTTCCAGGCCGCCCGCTTTGCCACCGAGATGCAGTACCAGCACCTGGTGTTCGAGGAGTTCGCGCGCAAGCTGCAGCCGACCGTTGATGCGTTCCTGGCCCCCACCGGCTACGACGCCACCATCAATCCGGCGATCTTCGGCGAGTTCGCGCACGCGGTGTACCGCCTCGGCCACTCGATGCTGACCGAGACCGTGGACCGGCTGGACCCCAACTTCGAATCCAGCGACATGACGTTGCTGCAGGCCTTCCTCAACCCGGTGGCCTTCGACGACGACGGCGCGCTGACGCCCGAGCAGGCGGCCGGCGCCATCGTGCGCGGCATGACCCGCCAGGTCGGCAACGAGATCGACGAATTCGTCACCGGTGCGGTGCGCAACACCCTGCTCGGCCTGCCGCTGGACCTGGCGGCCATCAACATCGCTCGCGGCCGCGACACCGGGACCCCGACCCTCAACGAGGCGCGCCGCGAGTTCTACGCGATGACGGGCGACAGCCAGCTCAAGGCCTACACGAGCTGGGTCGACCTGACGCTGAACCTCAAGCACGAATCCTCGGTCGTCAATTTCATCGCCGCCTACGGTAGGCATGCCACCATCACGGCGGCCACCACGCTCGAAGCCAAGCGCGCGGCCGCCGCAGCACTCGTGTTCGGCGGCGAGGGGGCTCCCGCCGATCGCCTGGACTTCCTGAACAGCACCGGCGCTTATGCGAACCTCGCCAATGGCGTCACTGTCACCGGCGTCGACGACATCGACCTCTGGATCGGCGGCCTGGCCGAACGGACGATGCCCTTCGGCGGCATGCTGGGCTCCACCTTCGGCTTCGTCTTCGAGACCCAGCTCGAGGCGCTGCAGAACGGCGACCGCTTCTACTACCTCTCGCGCCTGGCCGGCCTGAACTTCCTCACCGAGATGGAGAACGCCTCGTTCGCCAAGCTGGTGATGCGCCACACCGATGTCGTGCACCTGCCGGCGGACATCTTCTCGACGCCCGCGTGGACGCTCGAAGTCAACCAGAACAACCAGTACACCGGCCTGGGCGACGACGGCAAGGACGATCCCACCGAAGGTGGCACGGCCCTTCAGCCGCTGGTGATCCGCGATGACCCGACGACCGCC from the Ramlibacter henchirensis genome contains:
- a CDS encoding ABC transporter ATP-binding protein gives rise to the protein MTEAVLRVAGISKRFGGLQALSDVGITILKGQVYGLIGPNGAGKTTFFNVITGLYEPDSGTFELAGKAYVPSAVHEVAKAGIARTFQNIRLFPDMTALENVMVGRHIRTSSGLMGAIFRTRKFVEEERAIAKRSQELLDYVGIGKYADYKARTLSYGDQRRLEIARALATDPQLIALDEPAAGMNSTEKVQLRELIDRIRKDNRTILLIEHDVKLVMGLCDRVTVLDYGKQIAEGTPADVQKNQKVIEAYLGTGGH
- a CDS encoding outer membrane beta-barrel protein; its protein translation is MEPVRIVRQSPALFALALLLSLVLGNAHGQLIHRGPDPWEPRPAVFMPGLGLQVSRVQYPIGCGASLLRCDANQAAALAAGARAPLHWKLEFTQLSLGPADRLALGPTRQGLNLSLVGRRPLFGSAFSVYGKLGATYGYADATSSPVAASPALLEHGYGFSFGAGLSMEISQGLSATLGWDSHEMRLGGSRDGFHSTSIGLQYRY
- a CDS encoding ABC transporter ATP-binding protein, which translates into the protein MAQVLLKVSALKVAYGGIQAVKGVDFEVREGELVSLIGSNGAGKTTTMKAITGLLPLSGGDIEYMGRSIRGRGAWDLVKQGLAMVPEGRGVFTRMTIAENLQMGAHIRNDRAEIARDLDKVFGIFPRLKERRDQLAGTLSGGEQQMLAMGRALMSRPKVLLMDEPSMGLSPIMVDKIFEVVREVYAQGVTILLVEQNASRALQLADRAYVMESGLITMSGDARQMLSDPKVRAAYLGE
- a CDS encoding branched-chain amino acid ABC transporter permease, producing the protein MDKQKKLVVWAVSAVALLVLPLLLQSMGNFWVRIADTALLYVLLALGLNIVVGYAGLLDLGFVAFFAIGAYMYGLMASPHLSSTFPWFAAMFPDGLHTSVWLVIPLGAAIAGVLGILLGAPTLKLRGDYLAIVTLGFGEIIRVFLNNLDHPVNLTNGPKGLGQIDSITLFKFDLFGIPGINLGRFLDIGEYRINSVTLYYYLFLALAVVSLIICHRLEVSRIGRAWMAIREDEIAAKAMGINTRNMKLLAFGMGATFGGVSGVMFAAFQGFVSPESFSLMESVMIVAMVVLGGIGHLPGVILGAVLLSALPEVLRWVSGTFDLQSVTGGRLDPAILRQLLIALAMIIVMLLRPRGLWPSPEHGKALRQNGARAQP
- a CDS encoding Bug family tripartite tricarboxylate transporter substrate binding protein, with the protein product MKRRHLLLSGAAAAAALPVFAQTQRPIRLIVPYAAGGPIDVTVRVLAERVKDTLGTVIIENRPGGGGNIGADAVAKAAPDGTTIGISAVATHAINPWLFSKMPYDAVKDFAAITQMVRVPNVLVMNADTAARLKINTLRDLIAYAKANPAKLNYGSGGNGSAGHLAGEMFKRDAGIFAVHIPYNGGNPAQLALLSGQVDFNFDNLATAAPNIRSGKLKALAVTTLQRSPNLPEAPPVADTLKGFAIDTWWGLVAPAGTPREVIGRLNQAFVAALQSPEARTRFAGLMAEPVPTTPEEFASFMRAELAKYEKVVKASGAKVD